The following coding sequences lie in one Ostrea edulis chromosome 8, xbOstEdul1.1, whole genome shotgun sequence genomic window:
- the LOC125661632 gene encoding ornithine decarboxylase antizyme 2-like — protein sequence MGLELKKLVTKTLARKRKKKKRKCLRYIVQIFCPPCGIVYRSVQGLGRAPDAPHAVNVSFVTEGNGVGVLTEPPVSAKSLFTKESNHNAQVVNSSVLAEAHLTTNLSFTVHLAGQHKVTWETILMNRNLYVEVPNGILPEGSKESLITLLEYAEEKLCCEHVILCFCKSRSDRASLIRTFMFMGFAVACPGDPIIPMVPEVMYMVYRIDPDDLDDD from the exons atgggtttagAGTTGAAGaaacttgta ACGAAAACTTTGGCCCGAAAGcgaaagaagaaaaagagaaaatGCCTGCGTTACATAGTACAAATCT TTTGCCCACCATGCGGTATTGTATATCGCTCGGTGCAGGGCCTCGGTCGTGCTCCTGATGCTCCCCACGCCGTCAACGTGTCATTCGTGACAGAGGGCAACGGCGTGGGGGTTTTAACAGAGCCCCCTGTCAGTGCTAAAAGCCTGTTTACTAAGGAAAGCAACCACAATGCACAG GTGGTTAACAGCAGTGTTTTAGCAGAGGCTCATTTGACTACCAATTTGAGCTTCACTGTGCATTTGGCTGGACAACACAAGGTCACCTGGGAGACCATTTTGATGAATCGAAACCTGTATGTGGAAGTCCCAAATGGAATTCTACCTGAAGGCTCAAAGGAAAG TCTGATCACACTTCTGGAATATGCTGAGGAGAAGCTTTGCTGCGAACATGTTATTCTCTGTTTCTGTAAGAGCAGAAGTGACCGAG CCTCTTTGATCAGGACTTTCATGTTCATGGGATTTGCAGTGGCCTGTCCTGGTGATCCCATCATTCCAATGGTACCAGAGGTCATGTACATGGTGTACAGGATTGACCCAGATGACCTTGATGACGACTAG